The Filimonas lacunae genomic sequence ACGGTGTTGTTTTGTATATAAGCGGCCGCTTGTGGGGCGGTGATGATTTTATCTAGTAAGGATGGATGTTTTATTCTGTGATTGTACATATATTGTATGTTATACAGGCAAAGCTACCAGGCATGCTTAACAAAAAATATGATCATTATCAGCAAAACAATTGACAGATATGGCTACGGAACAACTGCCTGAAATATGGCTCAGAGGGCCCATTAACGGAATACCTGCTTTGCTGCAACCGGCAGCGCATGCACTATTGCAGGCCAGTGAAGAGATACAGGCAATGATGAAAGATTTTCCGGATGTATTGTTATGGAAGCGGCCTGCGCAACTGGCTTCTGCCGGTTTTCACCTGCAGCATATTACCGGTGTGCTGGATCGCATGTACAGCTATGCTCATGAACAACCGCTTACCGAAGCACAATTTACTTATTTGCGCAGTGAAGGAAAGGAAGATGTAACCGTAACAACGGCTATGCTGGTAACAACGTTGGTGGAGCGTATCCATAGTTTTGTGGCGGCATTACACCAGGTGCCGGAGCAAAGCCTTACACAGTTTCGTGCAGTAGGGCGCAAGCAACTGCCTTCCACTGTGTGCGGGTTGTTGTTTCATGCAGCAGAGCATACCATGCGCCATAATGGCCAGCTGTTGGTAACCGTTCGGGTATTGCAGCAGCTTTAGCTGGCTTCGTATTTGCCGGTTTTGCGGGTTAATAATATACGAAATAAAATA encodes the following:
- a CDS encoding DinB family protein, with the translated sequence MATEQLPEIWLRGPINGIPALLQPAAHALLQASEEIQAMMKDFPDVLLWKRPAQLASAGFHLQHITGVLDRMYSYAHEQPLTEAQFTYLRSEGKEDVTVTTAMLVTTLVERIHSFVAALHQVPEQSLTQFRAVGRKQLPSTVCGLLFHAAEHTMRHNGQLLVTVRVLQQL